Part of the Patescibacteria group bacterium genome, TCTAAATTAAAAATTTCTAAAAAAATCCGATAATTTTAAACCAAGAGCTTTCGACACTTTTTCAATATTTTCCAGTGTAATATTCTTCTCTGCTCTTTCTATCATGCCAATATAAGTGCGATGAACGCCTGCATGTGAACCTAGTTGCTCTTGAGACAATCCTAATTTAACACGTTCATCGCGCACCCTTTTACCAAATTTAATTAAAATTGCCTTTTTCACTTGTGGTGAATTTATTGAAGCTATAAACTTATTCACAGTATAGTTAATTGCTAACTTTAGGTCTACATACTATAGT contains:
- a CDS encoding helix-turn-helix domain-containing protein, with translation MKKAILIKFGKRVRDERVKLGLSQEQLGSHAGVHRTYIGMIERAEKNITLENIEKVSKALGLKLSDFFRNF